A stretch of Candidatus Zixiibacteriota bacterium DNA encodes these proteins:
- a CDS encoding thioredoxin family protein: protein MTRTHFSILTLLALSVVALAAFAEQKTPETAAVATATVGQTAPDFTLIDANGKSHSLSSFKGKFVVLEWVNFDCPFVRKHYNSGNMPRLQKEMMEKGVVWLGICSSASGKQGYFEGKELTERLKSEGFSANAYLIDNDGKVGRMYGAKTTPHMYIISPEGTLIYAGAIDDKPTTKLDDVKGASNYVVAALQAAMGGKEIATKSTVSYGCSVKY, encoded by the coding sequence ATGACTCGCACCCATTTCTCAATCTTAACTCTCCTTGCGCTCAGCGTTGTTGCCCTCGCGGCTTTCGCTGAGCAGAAAACGCCGGAGACAGCCGCCGTTGCGACGGCTACAGTCGGGCAGACCGCTCCCGATTTCACCCTCATCGACGCCAACGGAAAGAGCCATTCCCTGTCCTCTTTCAAAGGAAAATTCGTGGTGCTGGAGTGGGTCAATTTTGATTGCCCCTTTGTCCGCAAGCATTACAATTCCGGCAACATGCCCCGCCTGCAGAAAGAGATGATGGAAAAGGGGGTTGTCTGGCTCGGTATCTGCTCCTCCGCTTCCGGGAAGCAGGGGTATTTTGAAGGAAAAGAACTGACCGAGCGGCTCAAATCGGAAGGTTTCAGCGCCAACGCCTATTTAATAGACAACGACGGCAAAGTCGGGCGGATGTACGGCGCCAAAACCACTCCCCATATGTATATCATCAGTCCTGAAGGAACACTTATATATGCCGGTGCCATTGACGACAAACCGACCACCAAACTGGATGATGTCAAAGGGGCTTCCAACTATGTAGTCGCGGCTCTGCAGGCGGCGATGGGCGGCAAGGAGATTGCCACCAAGAGCACTGTCTCCTACGGCTGCTCTGTGAAATACTGA